One segment of Sulfobacillus thermosulfidooxidans DSM 9293 DNA contains the following:
- a CDS encoding L-lactate permease, with amino-acid sequence MVFHQILNPAHHVALTAILALIPFAVLLALLAGFRITAWLSVIVGSIVTLAMAIGVWKMPLGTGLHAYFLGSLTGFWDIDWITLWGVVIFNTLTLTGIFDTFKTWLISQATADIRVQTILLAWSLGALLEGLVGFGYPWAVMAPILIGFGIVELDAIRVAAIANNAPVSYGALGVPIIALAAVTGLPLLSLSASVGKIVALLALLPPWLLIYLVTGKKGLRDGWPLAVVGSLSYILGQFPVSQWVGPYLPDVTGSLVSFGALLLFLRVWRPRHILGYGGVELDEVAAAGPDLPRLSAKEVWRAWMPFIVLIVVVVLWTGPWSPLPKISWLLLKVTGISSISHKVMDVEFSFTPFVGGTSILASWLVILLFVRPQAAILKQIFQKTLYQMWGAIVVGIFIFGLADVFNFSGMAASLAYAFSRIGPAFILLAPILGWIGVALSGSNTSTNAMFGVMQTLVGKLLGFPILLLPSLNSVGAEVGKPIAPQTASVGVSTSQYVRSEGAVIRHNLGWTLVVLAWLIVVGLLYYFLAPGLMRL; translated from the coding sequence ATGGTGTTTCATCAAATCTTAAATCCCGCACATCATGTCGCTTTGACCGCTATTTTAGCCCTCATTCCGTTTGCGGTGCTGCTGGCCTTATTGGCGGGTTTTCGCATTACGGCCTGGTTGTCGGTGATCGTGGGATCCATCGTCACCCTCGCCATGGCGATTGGGGTCTGGAAAATGCCCCTAGGCACAGGACTTCATGCCTATTTTTTAGGCAGCCTGACGGGCTTTTGGGATATTGATTGGATTACCTTGTGGGGCGTGGTGATTTTCAACACGCTGACCTTAACGGGAATATTTGACACGTTTAAAACCTGGTTAATTAGTCAAGCGACGGCCGATATTCGCGTGCAAACCATTTTGTTAGCGTGGTCACTGGGAGCACTGCTTGAGGGATTGGTCGGCTTTGGCTATCCCTGGGCCGTCATGGCGCCGATCTTGATTGGGTTTGGCATTGTCGAATTAGATGCCATCCGCGTGGCCGCCATTGCGAATAATGCCCCGGTGTCCTATGGCGCATTAGGCGTACCGATCATTGCGCTGGCGGCAGTCACCGGGCTGCCGTTATTAAGCTTGTCGGCTTCTGTTGGGAAAATTGTGGCCCTATTGGCCTTATTGCCGCCGTGGCTCCTCATTTATTTAGTCACCGGGAAAAAAGGCTTACGGGATGGCTGGCCTCTGGCTGTGGTGGGATCGCTATCCTATATTTTGGGACAATTTCCCGTATCGCAGTGGGTGGGACCCTATTTGCCAGATGTTACGGGATCGCTGGTTTCCTTTGGCGCGTTGTTGCTGTTCTTGCGGGTGTGGCGTCCGCGTCACATTTTAGGGTATGGCGGCGTCGAACTGGATGAAGTGGCGGCAGCGGGTCCAGATTTGCCCCGGCTCAGTGCCAAAGAGGTATGGCGCGCTTGGATGCCTTTCATTGTCTTGATTGTTGTGGTGGTGTTATGGACAGGGCCGTGGTCTCCCTTGCCGAAAATTAGCTGGCTCCTCTTGAAAGTGACCGGGATTTCTTCCATTTCTCACAAGGTCATGGACGTCGAGTTTAGCTTTACCCCTTTTGTTGGCGGTACATCGATTTTGGCGTCGTGGCTCGTGATCTTGCTCTTTGTCCGACCTCAGGCAGCCATTTTGAAACAAATCTTTCAAAAAACGCTCTATCAAATGTGGGGAGCCATTGTCGTGGGCATTTTCATTTTCGGCTTAGCAGATGTTTTTAATTTTTCGGGGATGGCGGCCTCTTTAGCGTATGCCTTTAGCCGAATTGGACCGGCCTTTATCTTGTTAGCTCCCATTTTGGGATGGATTGGGGTAGCCCTGTCAGGGAGTAATACCTCAACGAATGCCATGTTTGGCGTGATGCAAACGTTAGTGGGCAAACTCTTGGGATTTCCCATCTTGCTGCTTCCCTCCTTGAACTCTGTTGGAGCGGAAGTCGGCAAGCCGATAGCGCCTCAAACGGCGAGTGTCGGGGTCTCAACCAGTCAATATGTTCGGAGTGAAGGGGCGGTGATTCGCCACAATTTGGGCTGGACGTTAGTGGTCTTAGCCTGGCTGATTGTGGTGGGACTCTTGTATTACTTCTTGGCACCCGGATTAATGCGGTTGTAA
- a CDS encoding APC family permease — MTLQTHLKKELSLLDLTMASLGAIIGSGWLLASQSAAEGAGPSAVLSWLIAGIVVMLLGLVYAELGSFLPEAGAIARYPQYSHGPLASFIIGWAAFVAYSALPAVESEAVVTYAQSYIPAFKGAHGTISLLGLMTAAGLMIVFYTINYFGVRTFARVNTPLTLLKFFMPSLTIVLFFIFGFHARNFHVDGFMPGGSAGMMKVVSTAGVVFSYLGFRQAVDLSGEAKNPGRDVPLAVILSLIIGIALYTLLQVVFIGAVPSSVLAHGWQSLSYSAPFAQLAVTLNLAWFGVLIFADAIISPLGTGNVYMATTPRVLYALAQNRHVPKIFRKVDPLTGVPVSALTAGLIVGIIFLAPFPAWQALVAVASSAAVLTYITGPVSAAVFRRTAIHHARPVRLGGLGLIAPLAFIGGSLIIYWTGWNTNAPLLGIILAGLILYLLAGFTAPQEIARPDKQSVKSAAWLIVFLLFMLVMSYIGSGIFGSPANHGKGIIPYPWDLVVVALFSLAFYYWGVQSGYRTRDLTERLEESLTAGKEDHASSVADLHHHRH; from the coding sequence ATGACACTGCAAACGCATTTAAAAAAGGAATTATCATTACTTGATTTAACCATGGCTTCTTTAGGTGCCATTATCGGCTCCGGATGGCTGTTAGCATCGCAAAGTGCGGCAGAGGGGGCGGGACCTTCTGCCGTGTTAAGCTGGCTTATTGCCGGCATTGTGGTCATGTTGTTAGGGTTGGTCTATGCGGAATTGGGTAGCTTTTTACCGGAGGCGGGAGCTATAGCCCGCTACCCCCAATATTCCCACGGACCTTTGGCCAGTTTCATCATTGGCTGGGCCGCCTTCGTCGCCTATTCGGCATTACCTGCTGTGGAATCTGAAGCGGTTGTGACCTATGCCCAAAGTTACATTCCCGCGTTTAAAGGCGCTCACGGAACCATTTCGTTATTGGGACTCATGACCGCCGCAGGCCTTATGATTGTGTTTTACACGATTAACTATTTTGGCGTCCGCACCTTTGCTCGGGTTAACACGCCCTTGACTTTACTAAAGTTCTTCATGCCGTCGTTAACGATTGTGCTCTTCTTTATTTTTGGCTTCCACGCCCGGAACTTCCATGTTGATGGATTTATGCCCGGCGGCAGTGCTGGCATGATGAAAGTCGTCTCCACGGCCGGGGTGGTCTTTTCGTATCTCGGATTTCGCCAGGCCGTCGATCTGAGCGGAGAAGCCAAAAATCCGGGACGTGATGTACCTTTAGCGGTTATCTTGTCGCTAATTATCGGCATTGCTTTATATACCCTGTTACAAGTGGTATTTATCGGCGCAGTCCCGTCGTCCGTCCTCGCTCATGGTTGGCAAAGCCTGTCCTATAGTGCTCCTTTTGCCCAGTTGGCCGTTACCTTAAATTTGGCCTGGTTTGGCGTATTAATTTTTGCCGACGCCATCATCTCTCCCTTAGGAACAGGCAATGTGTATATGGCAACGACTCCTCGAGTACTGTACGCTTTGGCCCAAAATCGTCATGTTCCAAAGATTTTTCGCAAAGTAGATCCCTTAACGGGGGTGCCCGTTTCGGCCTTAACGGCTGGACTTATTGTCGGGATTATTTTTCTCGCTCCCTTTCCCGCCTGGCAGGCATTGGTCGCGGTCGCATCATCAGCCGCCGTCTTAACATATATTACGGGTCCGGTTTCAGCGGCCGTATTTCGCCGCACGGCCATCCATCATGCCCGCCCGGTGCGTCTTGGCGGATTAGGGCTCATTGCCCCGTTAGCCTTTATCGGGGGATCATTAATCATTTATTGGACGGGTTGGAATACCAATGCACCCTTATTAGGCATAATTTTAGCGGGCCTGATTCTCTACCTGTTAGCGGGCTTCACCGCTCCCCAAGAAATTGCCCGCCCGGATAAACAATCCGTCAAATCGGCCGCTTGGCTTATTGTCTTCTTGTTATTTATGCTCGTCATGTCCTATATCGGATCAGGCATTTTTGGTTCACCCGCCAACCATGGGAAAGGCATTATCCCCTATCCTTGGGATTTGGTGGTCGTCGCCCTTTTCTCTCTCGCCTTTTATTACTGGGGAGTCCAAAGTGGCTACCGGACCAGGGACTTAACCGAACGGCTCGAGGAGTCTTTAACAGCCGGTAAAGAGGATCACGCATCATCTGTGGCCGATTTGCACCACCACCGCCACTAA
- a CDS encoding HNH endonuclease → MEEPVLDKVPVVDLRGQMLSPCSWAKAEQNLRDGLARFIDGVLHLNYRPLAYRKIYRLVRQRDGFTCAWCHGPGSTLEHVLPISWGGRTTLDNCVIACRSCNHSRNNALPSQFIAWTGFKPTHPVILKILRNESEALLKAKASLSSRPIQSCASKEEAQIWVSFRQGIFDTARPKPPQEPVSRFHPDPRPFLQFFVP, encoded by the coding sequence ATGGAGGAGCCGGTCCTAGATAAAGTTCCGGTCGTCGATTTGCGGGGACAGATGTTATCACCGTGCAGTTGGGCAAAAGCGGAGCAAAATCTTCGTGATGGTTTAGCGCGCTTCATTGACGGTGTTCTCCATCTCAATTACCGTCCTCTCGCTTACCGGAAAATTTATAGGTTGGTTCGCCAACGTGATGGCTTTACCTGTGCATGGTGTCACGGTCCCGGATCCACTTTGGAGCATGTTCTCCCGATTTCCTGGGGTGGTCGAACCACCTTGGATAATTGTGTGATTGCATGCCGCTCCTGCAATCACTCCCGTAACAATGCCTTACCTTCACAATTCATCGCCTGGACAGGATTTAAGCCCACGCATCCGGTGATATTGAAAATTTTGCGCAATGAATCTGAGGCCTTACTAAAAGCCAAAGCCTCTTTAAGCTCTCGCCCTATCCAATCTTGTGCGAGTAAGGAGGAAGCGCAGATCTGGGTATCATTTCGGCAAGGTATCTTTGACACTGCCAGACCCAAGCCACCTCAAGAGCCTGTAAGCCGATTTCATCCCGATCCTCGGCCCTTTTTACAATTCTTCGTCCCGTAA
- a CDS encoding nitrilase-related carbon-nitrogen hydrolase → MSIPRIAICQIAYMRELDKALTRAVECIRQAASRGAEIVVFPEWFLGLNPVEVIPNRFTDSLSIMARELGLMIITGSLRVLDNESIKKQQKGLVIEQDGTIVGTQAKIIFQPTERPWFEPGSGISVIHTRFGRLVILLGLDALDGDLWDNARSYQPDMVVMATSPRNVAERNQLQELAVSHSLDIQGTVVVSPLLGRFAGQNYIGGAVISHKGRLLSMAGEEPTLLLTEDPQAPLIQLGVTDVSYYIPLTPAPPGLACHARRAIEPEAEKKLLLDWGALLTHEPRLIGQQLLHVAQDNPRWLALAPGIPNQSHDLESLLEQGAAGTYLYPALHHHLPYDPEVLALTPVISRFKRPVVIHTGPGPMPLRWESPIFWDEFLQKIPDVPVIMVHAGTMPPFWDEVIMLATRYPQVYLETSLLSVELLQRTISLLGPNRLIFGSGGAESHFLEEWQKLESLKPLVSAVEWAELSGQRAKKLFFDALSPVSQNKLTVIRRQG, encoded by the coding sequence ATGTCTATTCCACGCATCGCCATTTGCCAAATCGCCTATATGCGGGAGTTGGACAAAGCGCTGACACGGGCCGTTGAATGCATTCGCCAGGCTGCAAGCCGGGGAGCAGAGATTGTTGTGTTTCCGGAATGGTTTCTCGGATTAAATCCTGTCGAAGTCATTCCGAACCGGTTTACTGACAGTTTAAGCATCATGGCTCGCGAACTCGGCCTCATGATCATCACGGGCAGCTTGAGGGTTTTAGATAATGAATCCATTAAAAAGCAACAAAAAGGGCTCGTCATCGAACAAGATGGAACGATTGTGGGCACACAAGCCAAAATCATCTTTCAGCCGACAGAACGCCCCTGGTTTGAGCCCGGTTCGGGTATTTCTGTCATTCATACTCGTTTTGGCCGACTTGTGATTTTACTAGGTTTAGACGCCTTAGATGGCGACTTATGGGACAATGCGCGCAGTTATCAGCCCGATATGGTGGTGATGGCCACAAGTCCTCGCAATGTGGCCGAGCGTAACCAGTTACAAGAATTAGCGGTCAGTCACAGTTTGGACATTCAAGGCACGGTCGTCGTCTCCCCATTATTGGGCCGCTTTGCTGGACAAAATTATATTGGTGGCGCGGTGATTTCGCATAAAGGGCGATTACTCAGCATGGCAGGGGAAGAACCCACCCTGTTATTAACCGAAGACCCCCAGGCCCCCTTAATTCAGTTAGGCGTGACGGATGTCTCCTATTATATTCCCTTAACTCCCGCACCCCCAGGCCTCGCCTGCCATGCCAGGCGCGCCATTGAGCCAGAGGCCGAAAAGAAACTTTTACTAGACTGGGGAGCTTTACTCACGCATGAACCGCGCCTTATTGGCCAGCAATTGTTGCACGTCGCTCAAGATAACCCTCGTTGGCTCGCTTTAGCTCCGGGCATTCCAAATCAGAGTCATGATCTCGAGTCCCTTCTCGAACAGGGAGCCGCTGGAACCTACCTTTATCCAGCACTTCATCATCACCTGCCCTATGATCCGGAAGTATTGGCTTTGACCCCGGTTATTTCCCGATTTAAACGGCCCGTGGTTATCCATACCGGACCTGGTCCCATGCCGCTTCGGTGGGAATCGCCAATTTTTTGGGATGAGTTTCTACAAAAAATTCCCGATGTTCCCGTCATCATGGTGCATGCCGGAACCATGCCGCCTTTTTGGGACGAAGTCATCATGTTAGCCACACGTTATCCCCAGGTTTATTTAGAAACCTCTTTGCTCTCGGTCGAATTATTACAACGGACCATTAGCCTTTTAGGCCCCAACCGCCTCATTTTTGGCAGCGGCGGCGCAGAAAGTCATTTTTTGGAGGAATGGCAAAAACTTGAGTCTCTCAAACCCTTAGTCTCGGCCGTGGAATGGGCAGAACTCTCAGGTCAGCGCGCTAAAAAATTATTTTTCGATGCGTTAAGTCCTGTGAGTCAAAATAAGCTCACTGTAATCAGACGGCAAGGATAA
- a CDS encoding sensor histidine kinase, which produces MSSQQQVVESFWRLCRRFGIPINFVTWGEWTYGENQTLGYVYREQTDVGLISLGFKEPVRMSWVKLMAAFLAHMVHDQQDDLIVAATVHEIRNPLTVLSGYQELLSQKHPDPLWEKMDELMMRIAERLDDMLSGYSSTRRLEGFDLTALCHDVGEDYKVFLTRREISLNIHGEPCEIHGDRKQLRQVIRNLLHNAADAVLPGGHIDITVNAQDEHVILRVSDNGMGIHETIRPFLFRPYYTSKIDGHGLGLVICQRIVEQHHGTIDIVDLSPGTAFVVSLPKMQK; this is translated from the coding sequence GTGAGTTCACAACAGCAGGTGGTTGAATCATTTTGGCGGCTCTGTCGCCGCTTTGGCATTCCGATTAATTTTGTCACATGGGGTGAATGGACATACGGTGAAAATCAAACACTGGGTTACGTCTACCGAGAACAAACCGATGTGGGACTGATCAGTTTGGGCTTTAAAGAACCGGTGAGAATGTCGTGGGTAAAGTTGATGGCCGCGTTTCTAGCGCACATGGTGCATGATCAGCAAGATGATCTGATTGTCGCCGCTACGGTCCATGAAATTCGCAATCCCCTTACGGTTTTGTCAGGATATCAAGAGTTATTATCCCAAAAGCATCCTGATCCCCTGTGGGAAAAAATGGACGAACTGATGATGCGTATCGCTGAGCGTCTAGATGATATGTTAAGCGGGTATTCAAGCACCCGTCGCCTGGAAGGATTTGACTTAACGGCATTGTGTCATGATGTGGGAGAAGATTACAAAGTCTTTCTCACCCGGAGAGAAATCTCGCTTAATATCCATGGGGAACCCTGTGAAATTCATGGGGACCGGAAACAACTTCGTCAGGTCATCCGGAATCTTCTTCATAACGCCGCTGACGCCGTTTTGCCTGGGGGCCATATTGATATCACGGTTAATGCGCAAGATGAACACGTAATTTTACGCGTAAGCGATAATGGGATGGGAATTCATGAGACAATCCGTCCCTTTTTATTTCGACCGTATTATACGTCAAAAATCGACGGTCATGGACTCGGATTAGTCATTTGCCAGCGGATTGTTGAGCAACATCATGGTACTATTGATATTGTCGATTTATCGCCGGGTACGGCGTTTGTGGTGTCATTACCCAAAATGCAAAAGTAA
- a CDS encoding GAF domain-containing sensor histidine kinase has product MKCSPSKASLGDDAFDFIARLQQFLVTQVDHVHLKDQTAQWILNEVFHIYPVAGLSLWLNNDETKSWNLAASVGLDGALHKQLFQAPEAYEHLNQVRTTGQPVILDHLCEHSYAPFRQWSQETGIKRTASFPLFGVPTCLLGVLTVMWIDPPPMDQVILERWENVARTLALAWQWTELWQSHSLRQVVARTVTSMTQSAYAYVYEDRLEVCNRQFLELFHLEPPLRDRSVKKMVQQMQKIFLDEDKVEQVMEQLNNSQHNDFDAIFELKGVPTRYLRWMSRPVHLRGVYQGRICVFNDVTSQVLSEQYHESFLSLVAHEFRTPVTIIQGLAELMESTPLPDNLESWNKHIHLIWREALRLSRLIREIWGASEATKRGWDHFSESLDFIKVVESEMATAKKLWPDCHWDYVGPESLPVRMNYEILMTILQALIGNAGRFSPPFSQVTVEVENDDQWVTLRVMDRGPGVDAAIAEELFTRVPDPAHRSGSGGMGLGLYVTATFVKMMGGDIHYHPRCGGGSIFTVTLPREAPAIRRLAP; this is encoded by the coding sequence ATGAAATGCTCCCCTTCGAAGGCATCGTTGGGCGACGACGCCTTCGATTTTATTGCCCGTCTACAACAGTTTCTCGTAACACAAGTCGATCATGTCCATCTAAAAGACCAAACCGCCCAGTGGATATTAAACGAAGTGTTCCACATCTATCCCGTGGCCGGGTTGTCGTTATGGCTCAATAATGATGAGACAAAGTCGTGGAATTTGGCTGCTTCCGTGGGCCTTGATGGGGCTCTCCATAAACAGCTTTTTCAAGCTCCTGAAGCTTACGAGCATTTAAATCAGGTGCGGACGACGGGCCAACCGGTTATTTTGGATCATTTATGCGAGCATTCCTATGCGCCATTTCGTCAGTGGTCTCAAGAAACAGGGATTAAGAGGACGGCGAGTTTTCCCTTATTTGGCGTCCCCACCTGTTTATTAGGCGTATTGACGGTCATGTGGATCGATCCGCCACCCATGGACCAGGTGATTCTCGAACGATGGGAAAATGTGGCCAGAACCTTGGCTTTGGCCTGGCAATGGACGGAATTATGGCAGAGCCATTCGTTGCGGCAAGTGGTCGCACGAACGGTTACGTCAATGACCCAGTCTGCCTATGCTTATGTTTATGAGGACCGTCTCGAAGTTTGTAACCGGCAATTTTTAGAACTCTTTCACCTCGAACCGCCGCTTAGAGACCGATCTGTTAAAAAAATGGTTCAGCAGATGCAGAAAATTTTTCTGGATGAAGACAAGGTCGAGCAGGTCATGGAGCAGCTTAACAATTCCCAACATAACGATTTCGACGCGATCTTTGAATTAAAAGGGGTACCGACACGGTACTTGCGGTGGATGTCAAGACCGGTACACTTAAGGGGCGTCTATCAAGGCCGTATTTGCGTCTTTAATGACGTGACCTCGCAAGTCTTATCCGAGCAATACCACGAATCCTTTTTGTCGCTTGTGGCCCACGAATTTCGCACTCCGGTGACGATTATTCAGGGATTGGCGGAGTTGATGGAGTCAACTCCGCTGCCCGACAATTTGGAGTCATGGAACAAACATATTCATTTGATTTGGCGTGAGGCGCTCCGTTTGTCCCGTCTCATCCGGGAAATTTGGGGAGCGAGTGAGGCAACCAAGAGAGGCTGGGACCATTTCTCGGAATCGCTGGATTTCATTAAAGTGGTGGAATCAGAAATGGCAACAGCCAAAAAATTGTGGCCTGACTGCCATTGGGATTATGTCGGGCCAGAGAGTCTACCGGTACGAATGAACTATGAAATCTTAATGACTATTTTACAAGCGCTTATCGGCAATGCAGGACGGTTTTCGCCACCATTTTCTCAGGTGACGGTGGAAGTCGAGAACGATGATCAGTGGGTCACCTTACGCGTCATGGACAGAGGACCCGGGGTTGATGCGGCCATCGCTGAAGAATTATTTACCCGGGTGCCCGATCCTGCCCACCGTTCAGGTTCGGGAGGAATGGGGCTCGGACTTTACGTGACGGCGACATTTGTGAAAATGATGGGAGGAGATATTCACTATCATCCGCGGTGTGGGGGTGGTTCGATTTTTACGGTGACACTTCCCCGCGAAGCCCCCGCGATAAGGCGTCTAGCACCGTAA
- a CDS encoding response regulator yields the protein MATILIIDDESGIRYIAKTILSQNPGPEPLTILEASSGSQGLELLTQYHPDLVLLDYRLPDMDGGEWLQQAESLWPTAVLLVSASSELEHIAHQQALIVGTLAKPFKLDKLRITVLDALSRGLRGEVSP from the coding sequence ATGGCAACTATTCTTATTATCGATGATGAATCCGGGATACGCTACATTGCCAAAACCATCCTCAGTCAAAATCCCGGTCCTGAGCCTTTAACCATCCTCGAAGCATCAAGCGGATCGCAAGGTTTGGAACTGTTGACGCAATATCATCCGGATTTAGTCTTATTAGACTACCGGCTGCCGGACATGGACGGAGGCGAATGGTTGCAACAAGCCGAGTCGCTGTGGCCAACCGCAGTCCTTTTGGTCTCAGCCTCCTCCGAACTTGAACACATTGCGCATCAGCAAGCGTTAATCGTGGGCACTTTAGCCAAACCGTTCAAATTAGATAAGTTGCGGATTACGGTGCTAGACGCCTTATCGCGGGGGCTTCGCGGGGAAGTGTCACCGTAA
- a CDS encoding sulfocyanin-like copper-binding protein: MPYSLLNYINPVTIHTFYVSLFQATGVILLMVLVGVGIRHMVRKNPDHPGTTEDHRALKESPQYPRGYNILWWGLGILWLIDGLLQAQPPMATSMFVDMDVATNVTGQPHWLLVLLGAGIQAWTDHQIASAVFAVLIQMFIGVGILLGYRRPLGRIALYVSLLWSIPVWIYGEGLGNLFASGASWLTGTPGAVIFYITGAIWLLLPPKYWTSGKIAEWTRYLMAGIWLLLAIFQALPASGYWSSQGLYNVFRYNTLMPQPAIFLDPITWAMHESSLYPVLFNSIIVAVMAYLGVMMLIKRTGKLFWAVTILWIFVSWWLGQDFGIVGGVGTDPQAAPLALLIMLGGWWYARKVESNRPKPVEPLVARSMVKKLGWISTSVLTALFLLFGFAIPQVVVAQGDKPAPTPHYHPAAPPTTFNPHKWMQYNVKTKTVHLLLEASVNHFGSLAFDGYANGFMTITIPKGWTVDATFINEQVLLKNSAMIVPFAQLQQGGPFTPAFPGATSPDPITGVSHGVVQHFHFVARQDGKYAVVSAVPDGQSDSGMWAYFLVKNVSKPQITVK; this comes from the coding sequence ATGCCTTATTCACTATTAAATTACATTAACCCCGTGACGATTCATACGTTCTATGTGAGTCTATTTCAAGCGACGGGTGTTATTTTGTTGATGGTACTCGTGGGCGTAGGCATAAGGCATATGGTTCGTAAAAACCCCGATCATCCCGGAACTACAGAAGATCATCGGGCACTGAAGGAATCGCCACAATATCCCCGGGGCTACAATATTTTGTGGTGGGGACTGGGGATTTTATGGCTGATTGACGGCTTGTTACAAGCTCAACCGCCGATGGCGACCAGCATGTTTGTGGACATGGACGTGGCCACCAATGTCACGGGACAACCCCATTGGCTTTTAGTCTTGCTAGGGGCAGGAATTCAAGCCTGGACAGATCATCAAATTGCCTCGGCAGTTTTTGCCGTGTTAATCCAGATGTTCATTGGGGTCGGCATTTTATTGGGATATCGCCGTCCCCTTGGACGTATTGCGCTGTATGTCTCATTGTTGTGGAGTATTCCGGTCTGGATTTATGGTGAGGGACTCGGCAATTTATTTGCATCGGGCGCCTCGTGGTTAACGGGAACGCCAGGTGCCGTCATTTTTTATATTACCGGCGCCATTTGGTTATTACTGCCCCCAAAATACTGGACATCAGGAAAAATTGCGGAGTGGACCCGCTATCTGATGGCCGGCATTTGGCTCTTATTGGCGATATTTCAAGCACTTCCCGCCTCAGGTTATTGGTCTTCGCAAGGTCTCTATAACGTCTTCCGCTATAATACGCTGATGCCCCAGCCCGCCATATTCCTTGATCCCATTACCTGGGCCATGCACGAGTCGTCTCTCTATCCCGTGCTCTTTAATAGCATTATTGTGGCCGTTATGGCCTATTTGGGTGTAATGATGCTGATCAAACGCACGGGTAAACTGTTTTGGGCGGTGACGATCCTGTGGATCTTTGTGAGCTGGTGGTTAGGTCAGGATTTTGGCATTGTGGGGGGCGTCGGAACGGATCCTCAAGCCGCCCCTTTAGCGCTCTTGATAATGCTTGGCGGCTGGTGGTATGCGAGAAAGGTTGAGAGCAACCGGCCCAAACCCGTTGAGCCGTTGGTGGCGCGTTCTATGGTTAAGAAACTGGGATGGATTTCTACGAGCGTTCTCACGGCCCTGTTTTTGCTCTTCGGCTTTGCCATTCCTCAGGTGGTGGTCGCGCAAGGAGACAAACCAGCTCCCACGCCTCATTATCACCCAGCGGCTCCTCCGACAACCTTTAATCCACATAAGTGGATGCAATATAATGTAAAAACCAAAACCGTGCATTTACTTTTAGAAGCCTCGGTTAACCACTTTGGTTCTTTGGCGTTTGATGGTTATGCCAATGGTTTTATGACGATCACCATCCCCAAGGGATGGACGGTTGATGCCACCTTTATTAATGAACAGGTTCTTTTAAAAAACAGTGCGATGATTGTTCCCTTTGCCCAGCTGCAACAAGGGGGACCGTTTACGCCGGCATTCCCTGGAGCAACCAGTCCAGACCCCATCACCGGAGTAAGTCATGGGGTGGTCCAACATTTTCATTTTGTGGCGAGGCAAGACGGCAAGTATGCGGTCGTCAGCGCGGTTCCGGATGGTCAATCAGATTCCGGCATGTGGGCATATTTCCTGGTAAAAAATGTGTCAAAACCCCAGATTACTGTGAAGTAA